From the Syngnathus typhle isolate RoL2023-S1 ecotype Sweden linkage group LG22, RoL_Styp_1.0, whole genome shotgun sequence genome, the window TCACATGTAGTAAAAACAAATCCTCAGTACACTAttactcaaccttttttagCATTTTATTTGACGCCCCATAAACCTTTCTCCCATTTATTAGTAGGCCTAAAATAAACGAAAATAATTTGGCCCGTACGGGGATCGAACCCGcgaccttggcgttattagcaccacgctctaaccaactgagctaaccggCCACGACGTCTGTGGTATGTATCATGTTTTAACAACGTAGAATAAGAgctctccagttcaaatttgcaatagtgatgtgcattccagttcttttaagtgaactgaatctttagaatcggttcactcaaaagatttgttcaaaggaatcgttcaccgaatcgttCGCTACACTTTATTTAGCAAAGAAGGAGGAGAAGATGCCAAGGGACAACAGCAGGGGATAAGCTGAGCGTGGCCCTTTAAAAGTGCGCAGTGACGTCATCTATTTTGAGAGCGCTGGCACGCAGCGGGCGAAGAAAGAAGCGGACGCACGGGGGGCGAAGGATCCGTACGATAATGTCGCCGCTTCGGAGTCTCCTCCTCGGCCGCCCAGCACCATGATTAGCACGTCCGAGGCCGTGGGCCGCAGGAGGCCGTCGGCGGCCCGGCGGAGCGAGCGCTGGATCGCCTGGTGTCAAGCGGCGCTACTCGGCGTGACGGCGCTGGTCATCGCGGCCGAGAGGAGCGCTCGTAAGTGGAGAGGCGTCCGTGTCAATACGCGCTCGAGCTTGCAGGGAGCTGAACTGAGATGGAGAATCGATTTTAATGACGTGTTTTATCTGCAATGAATGAAGGCACGGTGCTGCGAGGGCGGTACTGATTCGGCTAGCATGCTAACGCCATGCAGGTTTCGATTCTAGGTCTGTCGGGGCTGACCTTTAGGGGTACTCACCTCCCAGTTAGAATGTCAAACAAACAATACCTTGGTATCAATAAAGAGCCTGGTTTTATTGGAGTATAAAATTAAAACCAATTTACAGCTCAACAAAAAGACATTCCAATAAAAACATAGATGGTTGTCTCGCTGACAGTCGTGAGGTTTGAATCTGAGacatttgcatgttctcactGCACTTTGTGCGGGTTCCAAAAATAAGCATGTTGTGTTGATGCTGGAATTACACGAGCGCTACACTGACGGAAACAATCATTCTACACCGAGGACGGATCTGATGGATGACTTGCTGACGAAGCAAATCGATGGTCCAAGGACAGAACATGAAGTGGAGCGTGAATGTGAAATGGGACTTCAGTCAATGGCACCGACACTGGTCCACTCtggtcacaacacaacaactctGGTCAGATTTATTCATTCATAATAATGATTAtaattcttttgtttgtattttccaGTCCTCTACTGTATAGGCTTTTACCTTTGGAATGATGAGACACGCTGGGCCGGTTTCACGCTCGGGCTCTTCCTTCCGGGTACCGCGGTCCAGCTGCTGAGCGTCAAATGGTACTATGACGATGGTGACGATAGGAGGTGGTACCTCTCCACCATACATATTCTTCACTTGGGCATCTTCAAACGGTAAGAACCCCTGAAACAAAATGTGACCTGTGTTGTGAGTCATCCAGTGAAAACTCAACAAATCATTTGGGGAGAAATAGTCACGTGAGACGTCAacatcatttattttgcaaaaggACCAACCTTGAAAGGGAAGTTACTATCAATTTTGTCCACTGTACTGGAATGCAGAGTCCTCCTATGGAAAGCTGTGTTTatgtcgccctctgctggtaGGCTGTGGGACTGCATGAGGTACGTGTCACGCATGTACGGCTCGGTGGCGGAGCTCGGCGCTGTCGTCATGCTGCAGGCGGACGTCGCTGCCCTTTGGCTCTTGGAGGCTCTGGTGCTCAGCCTGCCCCAGAGCCTCCTGCAAGCGTATATCGTCGTGTCCACCGACGTGGGCATCATGTCCCCGGGTAAGCCCAAATTGCCCCCATCTTTTACCAGCTCAAGGCAGGCAAACATTTCCGTTGTCCTTATAGTGGCCTACAGCTGTGGTCTTTGCGTGCTGTCCGTTTCCTGGGCCCTGGTGTTGTACAGCCGCGCCTGCTGTCTCATCCGGCCGGGCCATCTCGCCATGCCTCCAGCGGCCTTGCTCTGCCAGCTGGTGTGGAGGGCGGGCATGCTGGGCGCCAGGGTGACTTGCCTCATGTTCTTCGCCAGGGTGTTCAACTGGTGGGTCTGCGGTGTGGCAGGTGAGGAGCACATTAGAATCAGACGTCTTCACTGGGACAAGTGTGGGAGTTGCTGGCGGGCTTTTACGCTACGCATCTTGACAAGATGCTGGTCTGCAGGTTTTCACTGGCTGACTGCCTCCTTCTGGCTGGTATCGCAGCAACCAGACATCTGCACCGGGCCCTGGTGTTGGCGTGCCTTCAACAGTCTCCTGGGGCTAGTCCACGTCTTCCTCTTTCTCAACGTTAAAGACGGACCGTCGCGCTTCCGCATGGCCAGCTTTTATACAGTAAGAAGCAGTCGAGCTATGTTTCAGTACCAAAGTTCTTGcctctttcttttcttcccctttCAGTTCATGCTCATTGAGAACACCACATTGTTGCTGGCTGCCTCCGATTTACTTAGCGAAGCATCGTGGGACAACATGACCCTCCCCATCACTGTCCTGTGCAGCTTTACCCTGGGTGAGTTATTATTCATTCGCTGACCTGAGAAAAATGGCTTAAGTAGCAAAATGCTAATTTGGACATATTTCTCGTCGCCAGGCGCTACCTCCCTGGTTGTCTACTACCGGTTCCTTCATCCCAAGTCAACAGAGATAGCCCAGGGTCTCCACCACAACCACATGGGTAGCACGTGCATCGAACGAGGGGAGTCGTCCTTCTCTCTCGGGGACAAAAGTCTTCCGGTTGGCGGCGAGCAAAACCACGGCAGCTTCTCTCTCTCCGGTGTGGCCGGTTCACTGCTGGAGCATCCGAGCACATGCGGAGGCAGGCCCAACAGCTCCTGTCCCTGTTACCACCATCACTGGCTTCTCATCCGACTGGCCCTCAAAACGGGCGACTTGGGTAAGATCAACCGGGCGTACGGGGCGGGTGGAGCGGCAGCCATCTTGGACTTGGAGGAGTACAACCAGGAGTTTAAGAGTAGCGAAGGCATCCCCTGCTCGACAGAGGGCAACTGCGAGGGCGTCTCGACGTCCGAGTCTCAGGGGCCGGGCTTGGCGCCGCTGTCGGACTGCAAGGACGAGTTCCAGACTGTGAGTGAACCCACCTCCTTTGAACAAGCAGAGGATGACAGTCTGGAGATGGAGAGTCCGCTGGAGTCGCCCGCGTCGGATTTCAAGCGCAGCTCGCCTGAGGGCAAGTCTGTATTTGGAGACAGTCCGGAGCCATATTTCTGCCCCACGGAGTCCAGTTCCACCTTGTACTTCAGTGCGGATCCCCAATCGCCCAGCAGCGCCAGTAACCCTCATTTGGACCGGGATGCTGGGGCTTTGGAACAGGGGGCGCGTCTCAATTCCGGTCCAAGCGATCCGGCTCTTCATAGGGACATCCGAGGGCTGATCGGCCGTGTTGGGCCACGCTACACATCCACCCCAAAACTGGACTCGGGAGTGCTGGACTCTCCCTCAGGTGTCCCTCACCTCACCGGGCCCAGAAGGCAGCTCATAATGTCCCGAAGGGACAACAATGAACATTTCTGACTGATTCAGGGATCGGGTGAATCCATGACTACATTTTTAGCTTCTCTGTTATAAGGTGACAGGACATACCTCAAATTGAGCAATGTGAGGCGAGCATACAGTGTATAAAAAGCTATTACCGTCAAAGACGTAGCAATATATTGCACAAGTGCTAAATTTACACTCGGAGCCATTTGATGGTCTTTTAATGCTATTAGTAATAATAAGCTAATTGGCGCACATTCAACAAACCTCTAAGCTGTAATCATTCATCAACAACCATATTCCCTCAAATTTGTTTGACGCCACGCACCAATTAATCCCCGGGTGCATCACTGTATTAGATTGTATAGCAATTAACACGTGTAGCCTTTACATTACAAAGTCAAAGTTTGTAACCTGAGTGATAAATCATATGAGTACATTGTAGAATTTATGAATATAGGCTACACCCATGATATACGTAAATACCAGACAAACTTCATCGGTTGGCAACCTGCAgcgtatttgttaaaaaaaaatctgcctcaATATACTTACTGTATGTATTTTGGGCATTTACTGCAAACATATCAATTTGCTGTGCTTTGAGCTGAATGGATTGATGTGTTGATTGATAAAATCTGAACTGTGAATTTCAAAGCCACCAGTGGCTTtaaataagcaataaaatgcagACATATTGAAATAAAGTTATTTTAAACTGTGACATTCTCCTCATGCGTGACATGAATCGGGATAACTGGGCGGTATTAATTCGGAAGTAAACAAATATGATTTTCCCTAATGCGGTGGCCTGTCACGTGGTACGCGagtgtattcctgggggggcgcgtgtgaccctggggaacaggctttttttttggcagtactagaataaagtgtaattgcgcgtttactacagcagggggcagtggcgctctcattgttacttctgtcacgtttgcgacagtgcaacattttacgacttacaagacaagttaggatagtcacggtggggagggggggcgcgaatagttttcttcttgctaggggggggcgtaacagaaaataattgagaagcactgggttaaataaaggttaacctaaaaaaaaaaaaaaaaaaaaaaaaaaaaaaagtgaaccctgaactttgaacccgcgg encodes:
- the xkr5a gene encoding XK-related protein 5a isoform X1, with translation MISTSEAVGRRRPSAARRSERWIAWCQAALLGVTALVIAAERSALLYCIGFYLWNDETRWAGFTLGLFLPGTAVQLLSVKWYYDDGDDRRWYLSTIHILHLGIFKRLWDCMRYVSRMYGSVAELGAVVMLQADVAALWLLEALVLSLPQSLLQAYIVVSTDVGIMSPVAYSCGLCVLSVSWALVLYSRACCLIRPGHLAMPPAALLCQLVWRAGMLGARVTCLMFFARVFNWWVCGVAGFHWLTASFWLVSQQPDICTGPWCWRAFNSLLGLVHVFLFLNVKDGPSRFRMASFYTFMLIENTTLLLAASDLLSEASWDNMTLPITVLCSFTLGATSLVVYYRFLHPKSTEIAQGLHHNHMGSTCIERGESSFSLGDKSLPVGGEQNHGSFSLSGVAGSLLEHPSTCGGRPNSSCPCYHHHWLLIRLALKTGDLGKINRAYGAGGAAAILDLEEYNQEFKSSEGIPCSTEGNCEGVSTSESQGPGLAPLSDCKDEFQTVSEPTSFEQAEDDSLEMESPLESPASDFKRSSPEGKSVFGDSPEPYFCPTESSSTLYFSADPQSPSSASNPHLDRDAGALEQGARLNSGPSDPALHRDIRGLIGRVGPRYTSTPKLDSGVLDSPSGVPHLTGPRRQLIMSRRDNNEHF
- the xkr5a gene encoding XK-related protein 5a isoform X2, with translation MVKEVLYCIGFYLWNDETRWAGFTLGLFLPGTAVQLLSVKWYYDDGDDRRWYLSTIHILHLGIFKRLWDCMRYVSRMYGSVAELGAVVMLQADVAALWLLEALVLSLPQSLLQAYIVVSTDVGIMSPVAYSCGLCVLSVSWALVLYSRACCLIRPGHLAMPPAALLCQLVWRAGMLGARVTCLMFFARVFNWWVCGVAGFHWLTASFWLVSQQPDICTGPWCWRAFNSLLGLVHVFLFLNVKDGPSRFRMASFYTFMLIENTTLLLAASDLLSEASWDNMTLPITVLCSFTLGATSLVVYYRFLHPKSTEIAQGLHHNHMGSTCIERGESSFSLGDKSLPVGGEQNHGSFSLSGVAGSLLEHPSTCGGRPNSSCPCYHHHWLLIRLALKTGDLGKINRAYGAGGAAAILDLEEYNQEFKSSEGIPCSTEGNCEGVSTSESQGPGLAPLSDCKDEFQTVSEPTSFEQAEDDSLEMESPLESPASDFKRSSPEGKSVFGDSPEPYFCPTESSSTLYFSADPQSPSSASNPHLDRDAGALEQGARLNSGPSDPALHRDIRGLIGRVGPRYTSTPKLDSGVLDSPSGVPHLTGPRRQLIMSRRDNNEHF
- the xkr5a gene encoding XK-related protein 5a isoform X3 → MSPSAGRLWDCMRYVSRMYGSVAELGAVVMLQADVAALWLLEALVLSLPQSLLQAYIVVSTDVGIMSPVAYSCGLCVLSVSWALVLYSRACCLIRPGHLAMPPAALLCQLVWRAGMLGARVTCLMFFARVFNWWVCGVAGFHWLTASFWLVSQQPDICTGPWCWRAFNSLLGLVHVFLFLNVKDGPSRFRMASFYTFMLIENTTLLLAASDLLSEASWDNMTLPITVLCSFTLGATSLVVYYRFLHPKSTEIAQGLHHNHMGSTCIERGESSFSLGDKSLPVGGEQNHGSFSLSGVAGSLLEHPSTCGGRPNSSCPCYHHHWLLIRLALKTGDLGKINRAYGAGGAAAILDLEEYNQEFKSSEGIPCSTEGNCEGVSTSESQGPGLAPLSDCKDEFQTVSEPTSFEQAEDDSLEMESPLESPASDFKRSSPEGKSVFGDSPEPYFCPTESSSTLYFSADPQSPSSASNPHLDRDAGALEQGARLNSGPSDPALHRDIRGLIGRVGPRYTSTPKLDSGVLDSPSGVPHLTGPRRQLIMSRRDNNEHF